From Deltaproteobacteria bacterium:
CCGCCATAACCGTCGGGGTGGGGATAGCGATTTTCAGCTATTTCTTTTCCAAGGATCCGCACGAATAATTCAACGCATTAAAGACTTATCTTGTCCGATTTCCGCTTGAAACCCTGCCTGAAAAGTGGCAAAATCAGCACTCTTTAAAAAAATTATAATCAGGCCGACAGGTCCAGATATAAAAACTCCCAGGGCCGCTCGGTCGCGCTTACTTTGCCCGGGTGAACTATTGAAAAACGATTGGATAATCCGGAGTCGGAGCTCAAGCGGGCGCCGGAGCATCTGTATGGCCGACTTGTAACTGTCTAAAACGCCTGTCCTTGATTGAACCAGGTCAGGTTAGGGCTATACTTTCTAAAAGAGTGAAATAACGAGCTCAGACCTGCCTGCGGAATTGGTCCGGGGATGATAATCAGCCATTAATCAGGATTCGCGTGGTCGTTTTTCCATTCGTTAATACGCACCGGAGGTTGAGATGAGTAACTCGAACGAAAAGATGCTGGGCTGGGGAGACCTGCTGGATCTCAAGCGCATGGATATACGGGTGCTCCATAAGACCTGGTTCGCCTTCTTTCTTACCTTCTTCGTCTGGTTCAACATGGCCCCGCTCGTGACGGTCATAGCCGAGGACACCGGCCTCACGATGCAGCAGATGAAGCTCCTGGCCATCTGCAACGTGGCGCTTACAATGCCTGGCAGGGTTATCATCGGCATGCTCTCGGACAAGTTCGGGCCGAGAAAAACGTTCACGGGGATAATGCTGGTGCTGGCCCTCCCCTGCTTCGCGTTCGCCTTCGGCAGCTCCTACACCCAGATGCTCGTATCGAGGCTCCTCCTTTCGGTGGTCGGCACCGGGTTCGTGGTCGGCATCCACATGACCTCGCTCTGGTTCAAGCCAAGGGACATAGGTTTCGCCCAGGGCGTGGAAGCGGGGCTCGGAAACTGGGGTTCCTCCATAGCGGCCATAACCCTCCCAATCCTGGCCATCAATATCTTTCACGGCGCATGGGGCTGGCGCTACTCGATAGCCGCAAGCGGCGTGGTGATGATGGCCTTCGGCCTCTACTATTATTTTTCCACCACCGACGGCCCGCCCGGCACGACCCGCCACAAGACAAGGAAGGCCGCGGCCATCGAGGTCAGCACCTGGGGCAACATGATAAACGCCATAGTCTGGACCGTGCCCATAATAGGCATCCTGGCCCTTCTCGCCTGGCGCATCTACGACATGGGCTTCATGAGCATGAGGGCGCTTGTCGTATCGCTCATTGTGATAGGGGCCGTCGTTCTCTACCAGACGATCCAGATAGTCAGGGTCAATCTGCCCATCCTCAAAAGGGGGGTCCCGGCGGACGACAAATACAGGTTCACTGACGTCGCGTGCCTCTGTACCTGCTACATGGCTTCCTTCGGCGCGGAGCTCGGGGTGATATCGATGCTCCCCACCTTCTTCCAGAACACCTTCGGCCTTACGCCCCAGTACGCGGGCCTCATTGGCTCGCTCTTCGCGTTCATGAACTTCTTCTCGAGGTCGCTCGGCGGGTATATCTCTGACAGGTCTTCCACGCGGCGAGGCGTGATGCTCGTGTACCTTGCCGGGATCACGATAACCTTCGGCCTCATGGGCCTCATAAGCGCTTCATGGCCGCTCTGGACGGCCGTGCTAGTAACCATACTCTGCGCCATCTTCGTGACCGGCGGCTGCGGCACCACCTACGCACTCGTGCCCCTTATAAAGAGGCGCATAACCGGGCAGGTGACCGGTTATGTGGGCGCTTACGGGAGCGTAGGGGCGACACTCTACCTCACCGCATACACCTTCATGAGCGACAGCGCCT
This genomic window contains:
- a CDS encoding MFS transporter gives rise to the protein MLGWGDLLDLKRMDIRVLHKTWFAFFLTFFVWFNMAPLVTVIAEDTGLTMQQMKLLAICNVALTMPGRVIIGMLSDKFGPRKTFTGIMLVLALPCFAFAFGSSYTQMLVSRLLLSVVGTGFVVGIHMTSLWFKPRDIGFAQGVEAGLGNWGSSIAAITLPILAINIFHGAWGWRYSIAASGVVMMAFGLYYYFSTTDGPPGTTRHKTRKAAAIEVSTWGNMINAIVWTVPIIGILALLAWRIYDMGFMSMRALVVSLIVIGAVVLYQTIQIVRVNLPILKRGVPADDKYRFTDVACLCTCYMASFGAELGVISMLPTFFQNTFGLTPQYAGLIGSLFAFMNFFSRSLGGYISDRSSTRRGVMLVYLAGITITFGLMGLISASWPLWTAVLVTILCAIFVTGGCGTTYALVPLIKRRITGQVTGYVGAYGSVGATLYLTAYTFMSDSAFFFFIGGTALATFVFCLFFLKEPHGAFAHEYQLSSVDRELMKSGKF